One Aspergillus oryzae RIB40 DNA, chromosome 2 genomic window carries:
- a CDS encoding putative ubiquitin C-terminal hydrolase (predicted protein) → MQEKSTTVAAYAAGASLAAVALFYVFGPNYTIDGDESSDSNRKKSIVGLSNPANDCFINSVLQALAGLGDLRVYLIRELHRRELDGPEVYNSLPDVKELASGEKSEKIRELQQGTITRALKDMLDRLNERPIYKKTISARPFIQALEYAYRTRISRNQQDAQEFLQIVAERLCDEYHAGVKARQRLQGPIGLPTGSEISKSTEDVTSAKSPSEIEVRIDDGSENGLPAIIDTKLKEIDNEYGFPFEGKLESQIECQFCHYKYKPNQTSFVNLTLQVPQKSSTTLSACFDGLLKTEHIDDFRCDRCRLQHALEAKMQDLKQTRGVKEQQLLQAEIQKIQNALSTDPEGPLEGVTLPPAEAAPKRKIARHMRITVFPKIIGIHLSRSIFDRSSSTKNAAKVAFPERLPLGGILNQKWFKLLAIVCHKGSHNSGHYESFRRNHLYPPFSTPDVFSSISTSTSSPSSSSLSPAPSRSPSRKKSASQLNPPASPAPRPSTSSSSRISFQSSRTKSKQNLSPTSDPQSPATDGGRWSKSSSRPSFMSDRITPGTSAETSTGPTSRLRRRRKANDRWWRISDEKVKECKTSDVLGMQKEVYLLFYEMEKPTNGSQVP, encoded by the exons ATGCAAGAAAAATCAACCACTGTTGCCGCATATGCGGCCGGCGCTTCCCTCGCCGCTGTCGCCCTCTTTTACGTCTTCGGGCCCAATTACACAATCGACGGGGATGAGTCAAGTGATAGCAACCGTAAAAAGAGTATTGTCGGTCTATCCAATCCCGCCAATGACTGCTTTATCAACTCGGTCTTGCAGGCGCTTGCTGGCCTGGGCGACCTGCGTGTTTATTTGATTAGAGAACTCCATCGGCGCGAGCTGGATGGGCCGGAGGTCTATAACTCTCTACCGGATGTAAAGGAACTCGCCAGCGGTGAGAAGTCGGAGAAGATCCGGGAGTTGCAGCAGGGCACAATCACTCGGGCTTTGAAAGATATGTTGGACCGGTTGAATGAGCGCCCGATTTACAAGAAGACAATTTCGGCACGTCCATTCATCCAGGCTCTCGAATACGCATACCGGACCCGGATTAGCCGTAACCAACAGGATGCACAGGAGTTCCTACAAATCGTTGCCGAACGGCTTTGTGATGAATACCATGCCGGTGTCAAAGCCCGACAGAGACTGCAGGGGCCCATTGGCCTACCCACAGGCTCGGAAATCTCAAAAAGTACCGAAGATGTCACATCCGCCAAGAGTCCATCTGAGATTGAGGTACGCATTGACGACGGATCCGAGAACGGCCTGCCGGCAATCATCGATACCAAACTCAAGGAGATCGACAACGAGTATGGTTTTCCGTTTGAGGGGAAGCTCGAGTCTCAAATTGAATGTCAATTTTGCCATTATAAGTATAAACCTAACCAGACCTCCTTTGTCAACTTGACGTTACAAGTACCACAGAAGAGTTCCACCACCCTCAGTGCGTGTTTCGATGGCCTCCTCAAGACCGAACACATCGACGATTTTAGGTGTGACAGATGCCGTCTGCAGCATGCACTCGAAGCGAAAATGCAAGACCTGAAGCAAACACGCGGAGTCAAAGAGCAGCAGCTCCTCCAGGCCGAAATCCAAAAAATTCAGAATGCTTTGTCAACAGACCCAGAGGGCCCGCTCGAAGGTGTTACTCTTCCGCCCGCAGAGGCGGCTCCCAAGCGAAAGATCGCACGCCATATGCGCATCACGGTCTTCCCTAAGATCATTGGGATCCATCTCTCACGGTCTATATTCGACCGCAGCAGTTCCACCAAGAACGCGGCAAAGGTAGCTTTCCCTGAACGACTTCCGCTGGGAGGTATCCTGAATCAGAAATGGTTCAAACTGCTGGCGATTGTTTGTCACAAAGGCAGTCACAACAGTGGTCATTACGAATCATTTCGACGAAACCATCTTTATCCGCCTTTCTCGACACCGGATGTCTTCAGTTC CATCTCgacttcaacctcatcgccatcttcttcgtctctttcTCCGGCCCCGTCGCGATCcccatcgaggaagaagtctgCATCTCAATTAAATCCCCCAGCATCCCCGGCTCCCCGGCCAAGCACGTCATCGAGCTCCCGTATTTCCTTCCAGAGCAGCCGCACCAAATCCAAGCAGAACTTGTCTCCGACGTCGGATCCTCAGAGTCCTGCCACTGATGGTGGACGCTGGAGCAAGTCCAGCTCGCGCCCATCATTTATGAGCGATCGCATAACCCCAGGTACTTCCGCCGAGACCTCTACCGGGCCCACTTCTCGCCTTCGACGTCGTCGTAAGGCAAATGATCGATGGTGGCGCATCTCGGAtgagaaggtcaaggaatGTAAGACATCGGACGTTCTGGGTATGCAAAAAGAGGTCTACCTCCTATTCTACGAGATGGAGAAGCCAACCAATGGCTCACAGGTTCCATGA
- a CDS encoding PLP-dependent cysteine synthase family protein (cysteine synthase) encodes MAAFGANLDLIHSPSGKITPTLIPSMIRHAEEVSRSDGYYFTNQFKNRDALAGYETIGRELVQQVPEIDAFCGAVGTAGMVMGVARVPKAKRPETLISVLEPAFSPTITQGRPGTHHVEGIGIGIIPPLLDRQLYDEALAISEDEGRRMCRRLARQEGLLVGTSTGLNVVAAIKLARKLGSGKTVVTVAADTGLKYLMGDLFTDE; translated from the coding sequence ATGGCTGCATTTGGAGCCAACCTGGACTTGATCCATAGTCCCTCTGGCAAGATCACACCGACCCTCATTCCTTCCATGATCCGTCACGCAGAGGAGGTTTCTAGATCAGATGGGTATTACTTTACCAACCAATTTAAGAACCGAGACGCTCTCGCCGGGTACGAGACTATTGGCCGTGAACTGGTTCAGCAGGTTCCTGAGATTGATGCGTTCTGTGGTGCTGTTGGGACGGCGGGGATGGTTATGGGTGTTGCACGAGTTCCGAAGGCAAAACGGCCGGAGACTCTTATTTCTGTTCTTGAGCCGGCTTTTTCACCCACAATTACTCAGGGTCGTCCTGGGACTCACCATGTTGAGGgaattgggattgggattaTCCCGCCTTTGCTCGATCGACAGCTCTATGATGAGGCGCTTGCGATTTCAGAGGATGAGGGACGGCGTATGTGCCGCCGGCTGGCTAGGCAAGAAGGACTGCTAGTCGGGACGTCAACCGGCCTTAATGTTGTGGCTGCGATTAAACTAGCGAGGAAGCTAGGTTCCGGGAAAACAGTCGTTACCGTAGCGGCGGATACGGGTCTTAAATATTTGATGGGAGACTTGTTCACTGATGAGTAA
- a CDS encoding uncharacterized protein (dehydrogenases with different specificities (related to short-chain alcohol dehydrogenases)), translating to MAARNKYVNKLHGKHIVIFGGTSGVGFCVAEASIEHGANVTVLSSDPSKVDAAQVRLLSSYPEAKDRVRGLTIDLGAPDVEDQLVSTFEQVQPFDHIIFTAGTFEFDSEDWIQPRADLDRIRNTANVRIIAPFLIAKHAPRYMASNSPACSITLTSGATAERPMGRGMAMHTMYSTGLYGLTKNLCLDIAPVRVNLVSPGPIDTELWDTIPEKEAMFAHLKEKLPIKEIPTPENVAEAYIYCMKDRGLTGAIISTHGGGIFV from the coding sequence ATGGCTGCGAGAAACAAATACGTGAACAAGTTGCATGGAAAAcacatcgtcatcttcggagGGACTTCCGGTGTCGGCTTCTGTGTAGCTGAAGCAAGCATCGAACACGGTGCCAACGTTACGGTCCTCTCCTCCGACCCGAGCAAAGTTGACGCTGCTCAAGTGCGCCTTCTATCTTCCTATCCAGAAGCAAAGGACCGAGTCCGTGGCTTAACGATTGACCTTGGAGCGCCAGATGTCGAGGATCAATTGGTGTCTACGTTTGAGcaagtccagccatttgACCATATCATCTTCACAGCGGGAACTTTTGAGTTTGATTCTGAAGACTGGATACAGCCGCGAGCAGACCTGGACCGAATCCGAAACACTGCCAATGTCCGCATTATCGCACCGTTCCTCATCGCCAAGCATGCTCCAAGGTATATGGCAAGCAACTCACCCGCTTGCTCCATCACACTCACTAGTGGAGCAACAGCCGAGAGACCCATGGGACGGGGAATGGCAATGCACACCATGTACTCAACAGGCCTGTATGGGCTCACAAAGAACCTCTGCTTAGATATTGCGCCGGTCAGGGTTAACCTCGTCAGTCCTGGTCCCATAGATACTGAGCTGTGGGACACCATTCCGGAGAAAGAGGCGATGTTCGCCCATCTAAAGGAAAAGCTTCCCATCAAAGAGATTCCCACTCCCGAGAATGTGGCGGAAGCTTATATATACTGTATGAAGGATCGTGGATTGACGGGGGCTATCATATCAACCCATGGTGGTGGAATATTCGTTTGA